The Miltoncostaea marina DNA window TGGTGGCCCGCTCCCACACGCGCCCAGCATCACAGACGGGCGCCCGGCCGGCCCGCCGGCGGGCCCCCGGCGGGCCGGCCGGCGGAGGTCTACGCTGCGGGCGGAGGGAAACCGCCCAGCGAGGCGAAGAGTCGTCGTCATGAAGGTGCTCTTCATCGTCATCGGCGTGGTCGTGATCTTCGGCCTGCTCATCAACAGCGGCGCGCTCTCCGGCGAGGTCTGCATCGGCAACGTCGGGTGCGTGCGCACCACCGACGGCGGGCTGACGGTCCAGGGCGACGACTCGGGCCAGATCTCGCCCCGTCCGTGACCGCCAGGCGGTCCATCCCGCTCGGGGCGGATCGCAAGGACCCGCCGTGGCAGTGGGGCGCCTTCTTCGTGGGGCTGTGCGCGATCGCGGTGCTGGTCTGGATCGCGACGTTCGGCGACATCGACCTCGTCTGGAACCGCTGGTGGTTCGTCTCCCTCGCGCTCGGCGTGCTGTTCAGCCTCCGCTACGGCCTGGCGTGGCGGCGGGGCGAGGACCTCGGGCGCGAGCGGCGCCCCCGCCGGCACGAGCCGGTGGTCGACGTGCGGGGGCAGGCCGGCAGCACCTACGTCGTGGTCGAGGGCGGGCGGTCGAGGGCCCGGGTGCGCCCGCGCGAGTTCACCCCCGGCTGGTGGGCGCTCTACTCGGCGTTCGTGCGGGCGCCGATGGCGCTCGGCGACCTGGTGCTGACCCAGGCATGGCGCATGACCGGCGGGTTCGGCGGCAACGGCACCACGGCGCTGGCCCGCGAGCTGGAGGACGAGCTGGAGGCGGAGCGCGAGGAGGCGGCCGGGCGGCCCGACCGGGAGCGCTTCTGAGCGCCGGACGCGCTATCCTCGCGCCGATCCGCCAGATCCGCCGGCCGTGAGGGCGGCGGGAGGCCACCGCGCGCGGGCCCTGCGACGCTGTGCGGGCGAGGCGTGAGCCGCGGGGGAGGAGTCGGGTGAGCGCGACGAGGACGGGTGGCATCGGCGACGAGCCGATCGTCATGGAGCTCGACCGGGAGCTCCGCCACGTCCGCGCCAGCGACGCGGCGCTCGCCATGGTCGGGCTGCCGGCCGACGCGCTGGTCGGCCGCACCTCCGGCGAGGCCGGCCTGCCCCCCGAGGTGGTCGAGCCGCTCGAGCGCGAGCTGCGCGCCGTCGTCCGCACCGGCCGGGAGCGGCGGCTGGAGCTGCGGATGCCGACGGCCGGGGGCGTGCGCTGGCTGCGCCTGCGCGTGCGGCCCGGCGGCGGCGACGACGGGGGGCCCGCCGTCACCGTGGTGGCGACCGACATCACCGAGCGCAAGCTGGCCGAGCTGCGGCTGAGCGGCGGCAACGCCGCGTTCCGGGCGCTCGTCGAGGACTCGCCCGACCCCATCGCCCTGCTCGACCGCGAGCTGCGGGTGGCGTTCGTCAACGACGCCCTCGAGCACGCCGCCGGCCGGCCGGCCGGGTCGCTGCTCGGCTGCTCCCTCCGCGAGGCCGGCACGCCGGACGACGTGGCCGCGCGGCTCGAGGAGGCCGCGCGCCGGGTGCTCGACACCGGCGAGCGCGCCGGCCTGGAGCTCCACCTGCCGACGCCCCAGGGGCTCCGCTGGTACAGCGGCCGGCTGCTGCCCGTGTCGGGCGAGGGGGCGGGCAACGTGATCCTGATCTGCACCGACATCACGGAGCGGGTCAACCGCGAGGCCGAGCAGGCGGCGCTGCGCCGGGTGGCGACCGTCGTGGCGCGCGAGGCCGACCTGGAGGAGATCGCCCGGGTCGTCGCCCAGGAGGCCGCGACCCTGCTCGACGCCACCTCGAGCGCCGTCTACCGCTTCGAGTCGGAGGACACCGCGACCTGCATCGCCGCCCACCCGCCGGTGGGCGCCGGGGTGGCGGTGGGGCTCACGGCCGCGAGCGCCACCGGCCGCACCGCCCGCTCGGGGCTGGCGGCCCGGGTCGACGACTACCTCGAGGACGTGGGCGACAGCTCGGTGCGCGAGGTGGTCGAGGGCGGCCTGCGCAGCGGCATCTCCGCGCCCCTGTGGACGCGGGGGCGCCTGTGGGGCGCGCTGACGGCCGGCTCCGCCGAGCCCGGCGCCTTCGGAACCGCCGAGGAGCGCCGCCTGGCGGCCTTCGCCGAGCTGGCCGCGATCGCCGTCGCGAACGCCGAGACCCGCGAGGAGCTCGACCGGCTCGTCGCGACCGACCCGCTCACCGGCCTCGCCAACCGGCGCGCCTTCACGCGGCGCCTGGCCGGCGAGGTGGAGCGCGCGCGGCGCTACGGGCACCCGCTGTCGCTGGCGATCCTCGACCTCGACGACTTCAAGCTGATCAACGACACGCTCGGCCACCAGACCGGCGACGCCGTGCTGGCCGCGGTGGGCGCCCTCCTGCAGGGCACCTCGCGGGCGGGCGAGATGGTGGCCCGGATGGGCGGCGAGGAGTTCGCCTGGATCCTGCCCGAGGTCGACGTGGCCGGCGGGGTCGTGGCCGTGCAGCGCGCCTGCGCGCAGATCGCGGACCTGGTGGTGGACGGCGGCGCGCGGGTCACCTGCTCCGCCGGCGTCTGCGACCTCGAGACGGCGCCCGACGCCGACGAGCTGATGCGCCAGGCCGACCGCGCCCTCTACCGGGCCAAGCGCGCCGGGCGGGACCGGGTGGAGGCCGCCGGCTGAGGCGCGACGGCGCCCGGGGGGGCGCTCGGGTACCCTCCCGCCGGATGCCACCTGACCGCGAGCGCCGCGGCGCCCGCGCCGAGCGGCGCGCACGCACCGACGCCGTCGACGGCCCCCGCCCCCGCCGGGCGGCCCCGCCCGGCCCGCGCCCCGCGCCGGCGGGCCGCGCCACGCCTGGCTGCGGGTCGCCGCCGTGGCCCTCGGCGCGCTCGCCTTCGGCTTCCTGTGCGGCTTCGCCATGCGCGGCTCGGCGCCCCAGCTCGCGACGGTGGGGCCCGCCGAGGGCGCCGTCCTGGGCCCGCACGCCACGGACGACCTGCGCTTCCGCATCGAGTCGGACGTGCCGGACCTGATGGGGACGGCGACGCTCGAGTACGACGGCGCGGACGTGCTCGACGCGGCCTACGTGGGCGACGGCGTGCTCACCTTCCGGCCGGAGGACCTCTCCGAGGGCCCCCACCGCCTGGAGTTCAGCATCGACCAGCCCCTCGTGCCGTGGCCGGCGCGCCGCGAGTGGCGCTTCACCATCGACCACACGCGCCCGCGCATCGAGATCACCGGGCCCGACCGCCCGGCCGTGCGGGGGGCGCCGGTGGTGTTGAGCGGCCGGGTCAACGAGCCGGCGACCGTGACGGTCGACGGCCGGCCGGTGGAGGTCGCCGCCGACGGCACGTTCGCCCACACCTTCGAGGAGCCGCCGCCTGGCGCGATCGCCGTGCGGGCGGTCGACCGGGCCGGCAACTCGCGCGGCCTGCGCACGAGCATCCCGCTCGTCACCCGGCGGCCCATCGAGGGCACCCGCGCCGTCCACATGACCGCCATCTCGTGGGCCACGCCCAGCCTGCGCGAGCCGGTGCTCGACATGCTGCGTCGGGGCGAGATCAACACCATCGAGCTCGACCTGAAGGACGAGTCGGGCATCGTGGGCTACGACTCGGAGCTGCCGTTCGCGCGCCGCATCGGGGCCGTCCGGCCGGAGTACGACCTCGAGGAGGCGGTGGCCACCATCCGCGCCCTCGGCGGCCGGGTGATGGGCCGGGTGGTGGCGTTCCGCGACCCCGTGCACGCCGCCTGGGCCTGGGACAACGGCTTCCGCGACCAGGTGGTGCAGACGCCCTCGGGCGACGCCTACGCCGGCTACGGCGGCTTCACCAACTTCGCCCACCCGGTCGTCCGCGACTACAACATGGACGTGGCCCAGGAGGCGGCCGAGCGCGGCGTCGAGGACATCCTCTACGACTACATCCGCCGCCCGGACGGCCCGCTCGACACCATGCGCTTCCCCGGCCTGCGTGGCGGCGCGCAGCAGTCGATCGTCGACTTCCTGGGCGAGGTGCGCGAGCGCCTGGAGCCGTCGGGGACGTTCCTCGGCGCCTCGCTGTTCGGCATCGCCGCGTTCCGGCCCGAGGACGTCGCCCAGGACGTGCGCCGCATCGCCCGCAACGTCGACTACGTGGCCCCGCTCATCTACCCCTCGCACTGGGGGGCGGGCGCCTACGACATCGACGACCCCGAGGCGAGCCCGAAGGAGATCATCGCCGCGTCGGTGCGCCACTTCAACGAGCTGATGGAGGGCACGGGGGCGCGCCAGGTGCCCTGGCTGCAGGACTTCTCGCTGCGCGTGCCCTACGAGGCCGACGAGGTGTGCGCCCAGATCGAGGGCGCCCGCTCCCAGGGGGTCGAGGAGTGGATCATGTGGGACGCGGAGGTGACCTACACCCGGGCGGCCTGCCTGCGCGGCTGACCGGGGCCGCGCAGGCAGGCCTACGAGGTGTAGTCGGCCGTCACCACCGTGAACCCCGTGCGGGCGTTGCACGCGACGCCCGCGCCCGCCAGCCGCAGGCGGCGGTCCAGCACGTTGGCCCGGTGCGCCGGGCTGTTCATCCACATGCGCACGGTGCGCCGGGCGGCGGCGCGCCCGCAGCCGTCGACCATGGCGATGTTCTCGGCCATGCGCCGGGTGCGCGGGAAGCCGGCCGCCACGATGCGCGACCAGAACGGCGCCCCCTTCGGGCCGTCGTGGCTCAGCACCCCCCGCCGCTGCAGCGAGCGGCTGTGGGCGCGCGCGGCGCGCGCCAGGCGCGGGTTGCCGCGCACCCGGGGGCGGCTGTGCTTGGCGCGCACCGCGTTCATCTCGGCCACCACGGCGCGCTCCATGGCGCGGGAGGGCGGCGCGGGGGCCGCCGCGGCGGGCACGGCGACGGCGGGGACCAGGGCGGCGCCGACGACGCCGGTGATGAGGACGCGGCACAGGTTCGTCATGCCTCTGTGATCGGAGCGTTCCGCGCGGCGCTTGATCCCCGGTGCCGGCCAATTCCCGCCGGGGCCCGGAATGATTTCTGCCGGAACCCTCAGGATCGCCCCCCGGCGCACCGAGGCGGGGGACGTGAGCACCGACGCCCCCCTCCCCTCCCCCCGCCGCCGCGCCGGCCGCGCCCCGGCCGGGCTGGCCGCCGCCCTCGTCGCCTGCCTGCTCGCGCCCGCCGCCGCGAGCGCGGGCGTGAGCGCGCCGCTCGACCGGGAGCTGGCCCGCACGGCGCCCGGCGAGCGCGTGCCCGTCATCGTCACCCTGCGCGACCAGGTCGACCCGTCGGCGCACGGCGGCTCCCCCGCCGGCCTGCGGCGGGCCCTGCGCGCCGCCGCCGCGCGCACCCAGCCCGACCTGGTCGCGCCGGGCGCGGCCGGGGTCGAGCGCTTCTGGATCGTCAACGCGATCGCCCTGCGCGCCACCCCGCGCCGCATCGCCCGCCTGGCCGCCGACCCGCGGGTGGCCGAGGTGTCGCTGGACGCCGTCGTGCGCACCGCCCAGGTGCCGGCCGGCCGCGCGGCCACGTGGGGCCTGGACGCGATCCGGGCGCCGGAGGCCTGGCGGGCCACCGGGCTCACCGGTGCTGGCGTGCGCATCGGCAGCATCGACACCGGCGTGGACGCCGCGCACCCGGCGCTGGCCGGCCGCATCGCCGCCTGGCGCGACTTCGTGGCCGGCGCGCCGGCCCCCTACGACGACAACGGCCACGGCACCCACACGGTGGGCACGATGGTCGGCGGCGGCGCCACGCCGATCGGCGTGGCGCCGGGCGCGACCGTCGTCGTCGCCAAGGCGATGGGCCGCGACGGCGCCGGACGCGGCAGCGACATCCTCGCGGCCGCCCAGTGGATGGCCGACCCCGACGGCGACCCGGCCACGGCCGACCAGCCCCAGGTCGTGAACAACTCGTGGGGCACGACCGTGCGCGACGACCCGTGGTTCCGCCCCATGGTGCAGCGCTGGATCGCGCTCGGCATCGTGCCGGTCTTCTCCGCGGGCAACACCGGCCCGGGACCGGGCACGATCGGCAGCCCCGCCGACGACCCGGAGACGCTCGCCGTG harbors:
- a CDS encoding sensor domain-containing diguanylate cyclase, producing the protein MSATRTGGIGDEPIVMELDRELRHVRASDAALAMVGLPADALVGRTSGEAGLPPEVVEPLERELRAVVRTGRERRLELRMPTAGGVRWLRLRVRPGGGDDGGPAVTVVATDITERKLAELRLSGGNAAFRALVEDSPDPIALLDRELRVAFVNDALEHAAGRPAGSLLGCSLREAGTPDDVAARLEEAARRVLDTGERAGLELHLPTPQGLRWYSGRLLPVSGEGAGNVILICTDITERVNREAEQAALRRVATVVAREADLEEIARVVAQEAATLLDATSSAVYRFESEDTATCIAAHPPVGAGVAVGLTAASATGRTARSGLAARVDDYLEDVGDSSVREVVEGGLRSGISAPLWTRGRLWGALTAGSAEPGAFGTAEERRLAAFAELAAIAVANAETREELDRLVATDPLTGLANRRAFTRRLAGEVERARRYGHPLSLAILDLDDFKLINDTLGHQTGDAVLAAVGALLQGTSRAGEMVARMGGEEFAWILPEVDVAGGVVAVQRACAQIADLVVDGGARVTCSAGVCDLETAPDADELMRQADRALYRAKRAGRDRVEAAG
- a CDS encoding CAP domain-containing protein, which gives rise to MTNLCRVLITGVVGAALVPAVAVPAAAAPAPPSRAMERAVVAEMNAVRAKHSRPRVRGNPRLARAARAHSRSLQRRGVLSHDGPKGAPFWSRIVAAGFPRTRRMAENIAMVDGCGRAAARRTVRMWMNSPAHRANVLDRRLRLAGAGVACNARTGFTVVTADYTS
- a CDS encoding S8 family serine peptidase; translated protein: MSTDAPLPSPRRRAGRAPAGLAAALVACLLAPAAASAGVSAPLDRELARTAPGERVPVIVTLRDQVDPSAHGGSPAGLRRALRAAAARTQPDLVAPGAAGVERFWIVNAIALRATPRRIARLAADPRVAEVSLDAVVRTAQVPAGRAATWGLDAIRAPEAWRATGLTGAGVRIGSIDTGVDAAHPALAGRIAAWRDFVAGAPAPYDDNGHGTHTVGTMVGGGATPIGVAPGATVVVAKAMGRDGAGRGSDILAAAQWMADPDGDPATADQPQVVNNSWGTTVRDDPWFRPMVQRWIALGIVPVFSAGNTGPGPGTIGSPADDPETLAVGAVDARGEIAPFSSRGLPGGVAKPDLVAPGVGVVSSVPGGGEASYSGTSMAAPHVTGAAALVRQAAPGLAPGAVMDLLRRTATDRGPAGFDTAYGAGLLDVPAALAAAGVAVPAPAASPPAPAQPAARRAAPAAAGVSLASMRAARRIALTADRRARAIERRVTGRRVAGPRGAAPASVRLRPADLARTRAIALGAIRRADRLDARLRGRPVRTAQRASAARSHAALSPARMRATTRLARNALDRTGRLARLVRHSR
- a CDS encoding putative glycoside hydrolase; protein product: MALGALAFGFLCGFAMRGSAPQLATVGPAEGAVLGPHATDDLRFRIESDVPDLMGTATLEYDGADVLDAAYVGDGVLTFRPEDLSEGPHRLEFSIDQPLVPWPARREWRFTIDHTRPRIEITGPDRPAVRGAPVVLSGRVNEPATVTVDGRPVEVAADGTFAHTFEEPPPGAIAVRAVDRAGNSRGLRTSIPLVTRRPIEGTRAVHMTAISWATPSLREPVLDMLRRGEINTIELDLKDESGIVGYDSELPFARRIGAVRPEYDLEEAVATIRALGGRVMGRVVAFRDPVHAAWAWDNGFRDQVVQTPSGDAYAGYGGFTNFAHPVVRDYNMDVAQEAAERGVEDILYDYIRRPDGPLDTMRFPGLRGGAQQSIVDFLGEVRERLEPSGTFLGASLFGIAAFRPEDVAQDVRRIARNVDYVAPLIYPSHWGAGAYDIDDPEASPKEIIAASVRHFNELMEGTGARQVPWLQDFSLRVPYEADEVCAQIEGARSQGVEEWIMWDAEVTYTRAACLRG